TTATCCCCTTCTATTTCCAAAGCCTTGTCATAACATTCAATGGATTCATCAAAACGGTCGAGCCTGCTTAAATTGTCTCCTTTTTTGTTTAAGAGATAAACATCATTAGGATCAATCTTTAAAGCGGCATTGTAGCACAAGACAGACTTGTCATATTTGCCTGTATCAAATAAAATGTCTGCCCTTTGGGTAATCATCTCTTTTTGGTCGATTTTTTCCCCTTTCCATTTATTTATGTCCAGTTTTTCAAAATAGATCACTTGGAATAAATCATCATCAGAGATTCCGTCAGGATACATTTTTTTAAATTCCCTAACCATTTCCTTGGAATCTTCGTATCCTTCCTCTTGAGCTAGCTTATCATTGTTTTTTATTTCTTTAAATGGGAGTGTTTTAACATCAGTAACTTGAGCTTCGAAGATTTTCTTTTTTTCTTTAGAAGCTAAATTCCAATAACAATGAAGCCTATCTCCAACTTTTAAAGGTGTTTTCCATAACTTCCTTACAGTCATAGCTTTTTTATTTGTGATTATATTTATGTTCTGACTTCCAAAGGACATGATTGGCATTTTATCACCATTTTTTGGAGACTTTTAATAAAAAATAGTCTTTAAGAATATTAAGCAAATTTAATTTAATTAACTTAATACATATTATTATCTTTATTGAAAAATTAATAAACTTATCTATTTATTTTTTTTAATTTCAAGTTTATTAAATAACTATTTAAATGCTTTTTTGACCAAATTCTGCAGTTTTTACATTTATTTTTTGATTAGGATATGCTTCTTTAATCCTTTTAGCGATATCTTCCATGTCATGAGGGTTTGGCTCTTCTGCCTCTGCCAATGATTCATCTAAAACGCATCTGTTTCTAAATTGCTGAATGGTGTATAAATCACATTCCACTTCATCCACTATTGTAAAAAGGTCTTCTTCTGTGAGCAATTTAGGGCAATAAGTGGTTCTGCATTCTAAAGTGATATCCTCATAGCTATTTACAATTTCCATGGATTCCTTTACCTTTTGCCCAATATCTGCATTGATGACTTCATTGTATTTATCGAATGGTGCCTTAACATCCATAGCCACATAATCCACTAATCCTAAATCAAGTATTTTTTGAAGTCTATCTGGGTAAACTCCGCTTGTATCCAATTTGGTTTTAAGGCCGATTTCCCTAACATATTTGAAGATTTCAATAACATCTTCATATTGGACTAAAGGTTCTCCACCTGAGACAACAACAGCATCCATAAACATTGCAGAATCATCAATTTTTTCATATATCTCTTCCAAGCTGATTTCAGTTCCCTCTTCCAAAATTTCACTATTACTGCAATAAGGACACCTAAGAGGGCATTTTGCTAAAAATATTACAAAAGACATATTTTTAGGATATTCAATTGATGATGTTACTGTAACGCTGTATTCCATTTTATCAAACCTTTAATCTTATTTTAGTTTTTTTAATTTCAGTAAGTATTATTTATTCATTTATCTTTTTAATCTTCGTTTAAAATTTCTCGCATGACATTTAAGAATTTTTTATCTTCTTCCAATGTACAAATGCTTATTCTAAAGTAATATTCATCCAATCCTTTAAATGAAGTGCAGTCTCTTACAATCATTCCTCTTTTCATGAATTCTCTTGTAATCTCTGCAGCTGTGTAACCTGTATTGTGAATGTCAATTAACATGAAATTTGAATATGATTTATAGACTTTAACTGATTTCATTTTAGATATCTCATCATATAAGAAGTCTCTGCTTTCTATTCCATCCTTAATGGATTTTTCAATGTATTCAGTGTCTTTTATTGTAGTGAGAGCAGCTATGTATGAAAGTTTTGTAAGTGAGAAGACAGGTTTGATTCTGTGCATGAATTCAATTATCTCCTTGCTTGAAATACCATAGCCTATTCTCATTCCTGCAAGTCCCATTACCTTAGACATTGTTCTAAGAATGAAAATATTGTCATACTCATCTAAAAGGTTTACATTAGTGGTTTCTGAGTATTCAAAGTATGCTTCATCTATTACAACCACTGCATCACACAGTCCGCCTTTGGATTTATTGGTTTTATCTAGAATCGCTCTTAATTCCTCTTGTGAAATCAGTGCTCCAGTTGGGTTATTTGGTGTGCATAAAAATAGCATTTTTGTTTTTTCGTTTATTGCATTGAGTACAGAATCCAAATCAAGAGTATTTGTTTCCAAATTCCATTTTGCATAATTTGGAATGGCGCCATATGGCTTGAATAAGAATTCATAATACATGTAAGAAGGTAAAGGGACTATAAATTCGTCACCAGGTTCAATGAAGGTTTTTGCTAAAGTATCAATAAGTTCATCTGCACCATCCCCTCCAACGATTATCTGTTCTGGCTTTACATTGGAGTATCTTGCAAATTCCTTTTTAAGTTCTTCCAAATCAGATTCAGGGTATCTGTTAATGTTTGTAAGTTCTTTTTCAATAGCTTCCTTTACTTTTGGAGATGGTCCCCATGGATTTTCATTAGATCCCAATTTGATGATATCTTCTTTTTTAACTCCAAATTCCTGTGCGATTTCCTCTTTTGATCTTCCAGGAACATAAGGGTCTAATTCCTCTACTTCTTTACGTACTTTCATTATTTTACCTTCTAAATATAATTTTTAATCTTTTATAGCCAGTATTTAATTAGCATTATGATAAGATGATTTTGAATTTCAATAATCTATAAAAAAAGTTATGAATAGATGAATTTATTCATCGTATTCATTTGCAAGTTCAACATAGTGTGATGCATTCCAAATAATATGGTCTCTTTGTTCTTGTGTAGTTTCCTTAATAAGCTTTCCAGGAACACCTAATATTAAACTGTTTTCCGGAAATACCTTATTTTCGCTAACCACTGCTCCAGCACCTACAATTGAGTTCTTTCCAATTTTAGCGCCATTTAAAACAGTAGCGTTCATTCCTATAAGAACATTGTCATCAATTTCACATCCATGAACTACAGCACCATGTCCGATAGAGACATTGTCTCCAATTCTAAGAGTCAAGTTTGCTGAAGTGTGAAGAACACAGTTGTCCTGCACATTGGAGTTTTTACCAATTCTTATAGGTCCTACATCTCCCCGAATAACTGCGCCATGCCAAATGGAACAGTTTTCACCAATTTCAACATCACCGATTACTTGTGCACCAGGGAATATTTTTACGGGTTCATTGAGTTTCATAATATACTCCTCTTTTAGTTTTTTTATTAATTAGATAAATTAATAAATTTAAATTGCATTAATTTTTTATTAAATTTTTAATAATTAGAAAAATTAATTATAAATTCTAATTAAGTTATTATTTTCTAATTAATTAATATAAATTTTAGTTAAATTTTTTATTCTTCTTTATTATCTTCTGCTTCTTCTAGAGAGATTTGCCCAGTTTCTTTTTTGTTCTGGTAAATGTGTTCTTGTTTTACCAAGACTCTCATGTCAGACTCTAGGTCTTCATATAATAAAACACCTGAACCAATTGTAGCTCTGACTCCTATTTTAACTCCAGGGCTTAAACTTGAGTTGATACCTGTTTTTACAGAGTCCCCTACAATTGCACCTAATTTACGTCTTCCAGTGTCTGTCTTTTTATTTTTAATTGTGGTTTTCACAGTCTTATTGTCAAAACGTAAGTTAGCAATGTTTGTTCCAGCTGCAATATTACAATTGGAACCTAAAATGGAGTCACCTACATAACTTAAATGGCTTACATTGGTGTTTTCCATAATGATAGAGTTTTTAATCTCCACTGCATTACCTATGTGGACATTATCCCCAAAGTATGAATTTCCTCTAATGTATGAGTTTGGTCCAATGTCACAGTTTTTACCAATGTAAACAGGACCTTTAATGTAAACTCCAGAACGAAGAAGGCTTCCTTCATCTAAAAATACTTCCCCATGGATAGTTACTCCTTCTTCAACAGTTCCTTTGATTTCTCCTTCAATATTGTTGAGCAATTCTTCGTTGATTTCAATCAATTCCCATGGTTTTCCAATGTCCATCCATTCTTTTGTGGTTTTATGTCCTTTAACCACTTTCCCATCAGCTATCTGGAGGGATAATGAATCTGTGATTTCATATTCTCCTCTTGGGGAAACTTCAGTTTTAGCAATTTTATCAAAAATGTCCTTATTGAAAATATAGATTCCAGTGTTTATCAAATTACTTGGAGCTTCCTCTTTTTTAGGCTTTTCAACAATATTTATGATGTTGTCCCCATCCAATTCAACAACACCGAATGCGCTTGGATCTTCAACTTCTGTAAGTACCATTAATGTGTCTGGCTTGGATTTTTCATAATCTTCAATGATTTCAGTAAGGATATCCACATCTAATATGATGTCTCCATTAAGAGTGATTAAACTGTCTTCAATGAAGTCTTTTCCGTATCCTATTGCATCTGCAGTTCCTTCCAATTTGCTTTGTGTAGCATAACTGATATTCACTCCAAGATGGGAACCATCCTTAAAGTAATTTCTAACGATCTCCTCTTTATATCCTACAATAAGGAGAATATCTTTCACACCGCAGTCTCGCAGTGCCTCTATATTATATTGAATAATAGGTTTTCCAGCAACAGGCAACATTGTTTTAGGCTTTGTGAGAGTCAAAGGTCTCATTCTTGTTCCTTCGCCTGCACTTAAAATTATAGCTTTCACCTAATTCCTCCTATTCTGCTATTTCATTATTTTTTTAATTTTTAATAGTTCTGTTTAAAATTTTCCATTTTTGTTAAAAAATATTTTTTGCTTACCTTTTTAATATTTTTTAATCAAAATTAGATACCTTATTTTTATATTACTTTTTATTCATTTAAATAATTATTTAAATTCTTTTAATTTTTATATAATTTATTATAAGTTTTTATAAAATTTATGTTCGCTAACTTCAGAACCATATTAATTAAAAAAGTTTTTTATATAAGTTTGTACATATTAAAATTATAGTTAATTAACTAATTATTTGATTAATTAAATTATAAAAAGGTGATTATATGGTAAAATATGTATGTATGCATTGTGAATACACTTGGGACTCTGAAACTGGAGATGAAACTTACAAAGTACCAGCAGGACCTATCGAAGACTTCCCTGATGACTGGGTATGCCCTCAATGTGCTGCAGGTATTGAAGGAATTATTACTGAAGATGAATAAATTTTCGTATAATTCTACAAACTTTTAAAAGTTTGATCAAAACTTTTTCTTTTTTATTTTTTAACTATTTTTTCTTATTATTATATTATTTCATTATTATAGCTATTTTTTACAAGATTTTATTTTTTAAAAAATTTAATTTATGATAATCTCATTCGTAATCATTAAAACTAATTATTTTTTCATAAAAAAAATTTAGAGAATAATTAAATATTCTCTTTAATAATCTTAATGCAAGTGTCTTTGATTTGTTCAGCTTTCTCTTCTGTTTTTGCCTCTAAAGTTATTCTAACATAATCTTCAGTTCCAGAAGGTCTAACTAGAACCCAACTTCCATCATTGAAACTTAATCTGATTCCATCAATTGTATTGATGTCCTTTATGTCATCAAATGCACCTTTCAAAA
The window above is part of the uncultured Methanobrevibacter sp. genome. Proteins encoded here:
- the glmU gene encoding bifunctional sugar-1-phosphate nucleotidylyltransferase/acetyltransferase, with protein sequence MKAIILSAGEGTRMRPLTLTKPKTMLPVAGKPIIQYNIEALRDCGVKDILLIVGYKEEIVRNYFKDGSHLGVNISYATQSKLEGTADAIGYGKDFIEDSLITLNGDIILDVDILTEIIEDYEKSKPDTLMVLTEVEDPSAFGVVELDGDNIINIVEKPKKEEAPSNLINTGIYIFNKDIFDKIAKTEVSPRGEYEITDSLSLQIADGKVVKGHKTTKEWMDIGKPWELIEINEELLNNIEGEIKGTVEEGVTIHGEVFLDEGSLLRSGVYIKGPVYIGKNCDIGPNSYIRGNSYFGDNVHIGNAVEIKNSIIMENTNVSHLSYVGDSILGSNCNIAAGTNIANLRFDNKTVKTTIKNKKTDTGRRKLGAIVGDSVKTGINSSLSPGVKIGVRATIGSGVLLYEDLESDMRVLVKQEHIYQNKKETGQISLEEAEDNKEE
- the hisC gene encoding histidinol-phosphate transaminase; the protein is MKVRKEVEELDPYVPGRSKEEIAQEFGVKKEDIIKLGSNENPWGPSPKVKEAIEKELTNINRYPESDLEELKKEFARYSNVKPEQIIVGGDGADELIDTLAKTFIEPGDEFIVPLPSYMYYEFLFKPYGAIPNYAKWNLETNTLDLDSVLNAINEKTKMLFLCTPNNPTGALISQEELRAILDKTNKSKGGLCDAVVVIDEAYFEYSETTNVNLLDEYDNIFILRTMSKVMGLAGMRIGYGISSKEIIEFMHRIKPVFSLTKLSYIAALTTIKDTEYIEKSIKDGIESRDFLYDEISKMKSVKVYKSYSNFMLIDIHNTGYTAAEITREFMKRGMIVRDCTSFKGLDEYYFRISICTLEEDKKFLNVMREILNED
- a CDS encoding gamma carbonic anhydrase family protein, which produces MKLNEPVKIFPGAQVIGDVEIGENCSIWHGAVIRGDVGPIRIGKNSNVQDNCVLHTSANLTLRIGDNVSIGHGAVVHGCEIDDNVLIGMNATVLNGAKIGKNSIVGAGAVVSENKVFPENSLILGVPGKLIKETTQEQRDHIIWNASHYVELANEYDE
- a CDS encoding rubredoxin, with the protein product MVKYVCMHCEYTWDSETGDETYKVPAGPIEDFPDDWVCPQCAAGIEGIITEDE
- a CDS encoding anaerobic ribonucleoside-triphosphate reductase activating protein, with amino-acid sequence MEYSVTVTSSIEYPKNMSFVIFLAKCPLRCPYCSNSEILEEGTEISLEEIYEKIDDSAMFMDAVVVSGGEPLVQYEDVIEIFKYVREIGLKTKLDTSGVYPDRLQKILDLGLVDYVAMDVKAPFDKYNEVINADIGQKVKESMEIVNSYEDITLECRTTYCPKLLTEEDLFTIVDEVECDLYTIQQFRNRCVLDESLAEAEEPNPHDMEDIAKRIKEAYPNQKINVKTAEFGQKSI
- a CDS encoding tetratricopeptide repeat protein; protein product: MPIMSFGSQNINIITNKKAMTVRKLWKTPLKVGDRLHCYWNLASKEKKKIFEAQVTDVKTLPFKEIKNNDKLAQEEGYEDSKEMVREFKKMYPDGISDDDLFQVIYFEKLDINKWKGEKIDQKEMITQRADILFDTGKYDKSVLCYNAALKIDPNDVYLLNKKGDNLSRLDRFDESIECYDKALEIEGD